The Elusimicrobiota bacterium sequence TTAATTTTAGAAGGTTTAAATAGTGATACTTCTAATGAAAATTCTATAGGTGTAAAAAAACAGTTGGATGGTAGCAAACTCATCAATGAATTTAATAAATGGTGGACACCATTATAAATAAAGCTTGGCCGAAATAATTATTCGGCTTACCCAACATTAGGCAAATTTTCACACTAACAAGGGGATACAAAACCCTTACCTGGTAGAAACAAATCGATTATAGCGCAAATAACGAGGTCGTTTTAGCGACGATCCCCCAAAAACCCGACAGAATAACACAAGATAGCCGTATTCCAAAATACTTTGCCACAGTGAATTTAATATTATTTATTTACTTTTGACTTTTCTATAATATCAAGCAATGTGTCAATATATACACATAATTTCAACGCATCTTCTCTTGTAAATTGGTCTGTAATATAATGATGTGTTGGATTTCTATAAGACATCATAATTCCTCGACAAATATGACATATTCCTGCGTGTTCGTCTTGATTATTAGAAACAATAATAATTGTTTTTGATAAATCTGTGTGTAGGGCTTTGTTTATAAGATTTACTCCAACGAAACATTTATCCAACTTTGATTTGCTTCTAATTCTATCTTCTAGTATAAGAGTTGCCTGATTTATTACTCGGTCAAAATTTGCCGGTGCGGATAGGATGTCTGAACACCTGGATTTTAATTCTTCGTCTTTAATTGAATTATAAATACTACCAACTTCTACTATCTGTTCATTCACAGCATAACTATATTCTAAATAATTTATTAATTGTAAAAGTTTGTTTGTTAAATAGTTGCTTAACGTTTCAAGTGGATCACTATGAAGGGCCGATACGTTATTTAGTTTATAGGATGCTAAATCTTCTTCAAGTATTTCGGCAAGTTTGTTCACGGTATTATTATAATCATCAACCACCTCAATTCTTATAAATTCTTGGGTAAAACAAAGCTCTTTTATTCCTTTTAATCTACCATAACATTTTTTCAATTCTATAAAATTCATAAGCAGGTCCTTTCGGTTACTATTACTTTCTAAAATACAATTATATCATAAAGTATTTTGAATATCAGGCAAATCCCCCCGAAAACCCTACAAAACAAGACAAACCCTTTCCGTCCGTACACCACCTGCACCTTTTTCAGTTCGTTCCATAAGAAATAAGTGGTATAATCTATAACATAAGCCCCAGGTACGCGTGCCGGGAGTTTGTACAAAAGTTTTAGAGGAGATTATCTATTGTGTAGTTTATTGACTGTTACATTAAGTGGTGTTGTAGGCGCTGTTATAGGAGCTGTGATTACCTACTTTCTTGCACGGAAAAATACCTTTTTGAATAAAAAATCACAAGCAATAAGTCAACTAAAACTTGTAAAATCAGGGATAGAACAGGCAATTATAGAAATTTGTTGGTTACAAGCCCAATTGAAAACATTCAAACCCCCTACAAATAATCAAGATGTTACTGTGAATTTTACTTATAAAAAATTTGATACAGCTTTCTTTTCCCAAATTGACCGTCCTCTAATAATACAATACTGTGGCGAGCAATTAGAAAAAGATATTAATAGACTGAATAACACGCTTGAAGACTGGAATAATAACCATATAAACAACCTATTTGTGCCAGTTCCTACAGACCAGTGTGATTATATACATTTTAATTATGGTGAAGTTAGCAACTGCGTTGATTATCTAAATACAACCTGTACTGATGTAAAAAAAGCAATTTTAGATAAACTAACCAGTTTAGAACAAAATCGAATATTGTTTTATCTGCAAATAGTATTCTTTAGTTTATTATTACTCATAATAAACTATTTGCTCGTGTGGTTTGAAGAAGTAATTTTGAAATTAAAAGCTCAACATGTTGCTTCTGTGATCAAAGGAATTCTAAATCCGGTTCTTCTGATTATGCTCTTAAACCTACTTAAATACCCAAAGAAAATCATTATTCCAATTTCCTACACAATGTATTTCTTTTTTCTTATATCTATTTTAGGTTACATTGTTATTAATCTAACCCCAAGTAGCTCTGATGGTCCCACGGCACTTGCTGTTGTACTCTTGTTATCAAGCCTCCTTACCAATGTTATGTCTATGGTACTAAGTTGGATATATTATATTTATAATCAAAATCGAAGCAAAAAAGTGATTGTTACAGACCAATAAATATAATAATTGTTTAGGATAATATTGAGAAGGAGACCCCCAATGTCCAAAGGCAGATGTATGAAATGTAAGAAAGAAGTTGAAATTAAGGATGGAGCGGAAGTCGTGATGAACAACGGTATGAAAGCGATGAAAGGCGTATGCCCGGACTGCGGAACCAAAGTCTTCCGGATCCTCGGGAAGAAATAGTTAAAAAAGAATAAATGGATAAACAATTAGTTCGAAATAAAGCCGCAGAACTATCCGATGAGGAATTAATACAGATAATAAAACATGATTCCGCGGATTATGAGAAAGATGCGTTTTTAATTTATTTAGATGAAGCAAAGCGTAGGAAATTAGACGATATTAAAGATAGTACAAGGATAACTAAAAGGAATTCTAGTGATTACTTAGATTTTTCAACTCTTATTGAGTATGCAATAACAAACATTTATCAAATTAATAATATTGACGAGCTTACATCTCATTTTCAAACAACAATAAAAGATATCACTGAAGAAAGAAATAAAACAATAAAAGATCAAGCTGGAATATCGAGTCATTGTTTTGATTTAATCAATCCGTTTTTACCGTTTTTAGGGCAAGATACATATTTCTTTAAATTCCAGGAAGGGCAAAGATCATTTGGTGAATTTAGTTTAGATTTATTACCCGTTGATTCGAAAGAATTTCTTAATAATCAATTACGATTACTTGCAAAAATACCTACAACACAAAACAGTTACAAACAAGTAGTAAATATTAGAATTCAATTATTCTGTGACGGTATACTGTCCAATATGTGGCTTAAAAGCAAATACAAGACAGTTTGTTCATATATAACTAAGAAATACGGCTCTCCAAATCAATCTCCTCTGGCGAATGAACCTTTAAACAATACACTACAATATTATGGTTCCGGAAATGTTAATTGTTGGTTTTTTAAAAAAAACGATACTAATTATTTAATATTGCTTAACTACTTTAAAGGGAAAATTGGATTAAGGGGGTATATTTCTTTTTCGGTTTCTGAGTTAGTTTAAGACACAACCATATAATTACAGTCAATGATCAAAATAGCATGAAGAAAAACGGACTGCGGAACAAAGGTGTTCCGGATCCTCGGGAAGAAATAAGTATTTTTCTTGGAACTTTTTCGGAGAATAAGCGTCTAATACATATGAAAGGACTTTTAACGTATTGAATATTTAAATAAATAAGTACATTTTACAGCTTAAATATTAAAAGAGGGGGAAAAGGTGGCAAATCTTTTCCTTTTTGTTTTTAAGGAGGTTTTACTGAACTATTTGCCAGTTTCAAGTGTCTTATTAAGTGAAGGGTATTTTTAGGAGTATTTTAAGGAGGTAATAGGTATGTCGAGAAAAGTTGTTTATGTCAATCCTGCAAAGGGTGGCAGTTGGGATGTAAAAAGCAGGGGAGCGGAAAAAGCAGCTGGTAATTTTGAAAACAAAAGCGATGCCGTTGGAAGGGCAAAAGAAATTGCCAAGAACGCACCTTTGGGCCAGGTGGTTATCAAAGGAGTTGACGGGAAAATACAGACCGAACACACTTACGGTAAAGACCCTTATCCGCCGAAAGGGTGAATTTTATAATCAGCTATGGGCTTCTCTATGTGAGTTTGCATCCAAAATTGACCCGTCTTTTGCATTGAATTATGACCATGGGTATATATAATTATAGCATTGGATAGTTTAAATACACGCCGAGTCAATATTGGATGATATAGGTGGGTCAAAGTAGTATGCTGAATTGCACATTAGGAACATAAGTTGATAAAACAGTAGTTGATAAGTTATAATACTAGTATTAAAGAGTATATTACTTATAGAAAAGGACGTATAAAAAAAATCAATTAAATGAAAGTCATTGCGGTTGCCAACCAAAAAGGCGGGGTGGGGAAAACCACAACTGCTGTTAATATAGCAGCGTATATGTCATACTTCGGGAGACAAGTGTTATTGATAGATATTGACCCGCAGGGGAATGCTAGTTCCGGGGTTGGTATGGATAAAGTTAATCTTAAGGCAAGTGTTTATGATGTACTCCTCGAAAGTACGGAGATAAAAGATGCGGTGAAGCCTACTGCGCATGATTGGTTAGACGTTCTTCCCGCGAATATTGACCTTACCGGTGCGGAGATTGAACTGGTGAACGTTATTGCCCGGGAGACAAGGTTACGAAAAAAAATTGAGGCAGTAACAAAATTGTACGATTACGTTATTATCGACTGCCCGCCGTCATTAGGATTATTGACATTGAACGCGCTTACCGCAGCGGATAGTATTTTGATACCCATACAATGCGAATTTTATGCGTTGGAAGGGCTAGCGCAGTTGTTACAGACAATTGAACTGATAAAAGGGCATCTTAACCCAAAACTTGAGGTTGAGGGTGTGGCATTAACGATGTACGACGGGAGGTCAAATCTCTATAACCAGGTACGGGAAGAAGTGAAAAAGTATTTTGAAGCGAAAGTATATACCACAATAATACCGAGAAACGTAAGGTTGGCGGAAGCGCCGAGTTACGGGAAAACTATTCTTGAGTATGACCCGTCTTCCCGCGGGGGTAAGGCGTATGAGAACTTAACCCGGGAAGTTTTGGGTGTGCCTATGGAAGAAGAACAGTTGTCGTTAGGTTTGTGAAAGGATAAATTTTTTTATGCCAGTAAAAATTGGGTTGGTTGGATGCGGGACTGTTGGAATGTCTGTCCTAAAAATATTGCATACCAACCCTGGGTTGATTGAGGATCGGGTTGGGGATAAGATTGTAGTAAAAACTGTGTGTGATAAACGCGTGAACGAGTTGGAAGATATTAAGAAGTACGCGAAGGATGCGATACTTACGGATGATTATAAAAAAATAGTGTCTGACCCGGAGATAAGTTTGGTAGTAGAACTTGTTGGGGGGTATACCATTGCAAAAGATGTTGTTATGGAATCCCTGCGTGCGGGGAAACAGGTGGCAACCGCGAATAAAGCGTTGATTGCAACGTACTGGAATGAAATATTTTCTACCGCAAAAAAGTATAAAGCATTGATTTATTTTGAAGCAAGCGTTGCAGCGGGTGTACCTGTGATCCAGGCGTTGAATGAAGGGCTCGCAGCTAACCGTATAGAGTCAATCACCGGGATACTTAATGGTACAACGAATTATATTCTTTCCGCGATGTCGCGGGACGGAAAAAGTTTTGCTTCCGCGTTGAAAGAAGCTCAGAAGGCCGGGTTTGCAGAAGCTGATCCCACACTGGATATTGAAGGGCATGATACTAAACAAAAACTGTCAATCCTATCCTCACTTGCTTATGATAACTGGGTACCGCCGGATAAGATTTATTGCGAAGGTATTACCGGTATTGATGTTATTGACCTTAAATTCGCGAAGGAAGAGTTCGGGTTAACCTTAAAACTTCTCGGGGTGACAAAATTCGCGAATGGTAAACTTGAATCATGGGTCCGCCCGACTTTTATACAGGAAACTCATATGATGTCACGGATTGAGAATGAGTATAACGGTATACTCATAAAAGGCGATGCTGCGGGGGATGTAATGTTTTACGGCCGTGGCGCAGGCGGTGATGCCGCAGCCAGCGGTGTGTTGTCCGATATAATATACCTCGCACGGAATGTTGTGCATGAAACCGCTGAAAAAATGCCGTATGTGATGTATAACGAACGAAAACTTAATTTCTTGCCGATTGAAGATAGTGAAGGCGAATATTTTCTTAGGTTTACCACTGTTGACCGGCCGGGTGTACTTGCAAAAATATCAGGTGCGTTAGGTGAGAATAATGTGTCAATAGCGTCATGTTTCCAGCGCGCGATTGGTTCTACGGTACCGATATTTGTTACCACGCATAAAACTAAAGAGGGTAATATCCGTAAAGCCATGGCGTGTATTGACAACCTTCCTATTGTACGGTCAAAAACTGTAGTGTACCGTATTGAAGATTGATGTTTAATTACCGATGCCAAACTTGTTGAATTCCCACTTATCCGCAGGTGCTGCATCACGGAAAGTGCTGGTAATACTACGCTGGCTTATCATAGCGGTTATTGCGGTGATGATGTTTTATTCACCGGTTATCAAGAATAAATCCAATATTCTTCCATTAATTTTGTTGTTATCTGTATATATCGCTACAAACCTTGGGTTGATGATGATAGACGAGAAAATGGTTAACCGCAAGGTTATTACTACCGCAATATTTGTGGTTGACGTTATTCTTGTATCGTTGAGTATATATTTAACACACGGGTTCGCAACTGATCTTTACTTAATATATTTCATAATAATCTTTATGGCGGGCAGCGGGCAGGATGTTAAGTACGCAATACCTATGGCGTTAATTGCGGCGGTAGTATACGGCGTATTGTTGTTAAGCCGTGGGAATGTTGAGTTAATCTCCTCACCGGGTGTACTTATACGTGTGCCATTCATTTTTGTGGTATCCCTATCCTTTTTGTTTTACGCACAGCGTGAACGCGAGAAAATTGTTGAGAAAATGGAAAAACTCGATAAAATGTCATTAGTCGGCGAGATGGTCGCCGGGATTATGCATGAACTTAATACGCCGTTGACACGGATTGTGGGATTTACCGACGTACTATCCTCCGCAAAGGATATTAAAGAAAAAGAGTTTATCCTCTCGAAACTTACCCGTGACGCTGCACAGGCTAAGGCTGTGATACTGTCAATCTCAAAGTTTATGTATCAGGGACGGCCGGAACTAAAGGAAGTTACTATAGATGAAATCATTGATTCCGCGTTTAATATGGCAGCGGATCAGTTGAAACTTGAACATATTGAAGTAGAAAAAGTTTATACTGTTCCCCCCGTAAAAATTGTAGTGGATACCGGGCAGATACAACAGGTGATGATGAACCTTATCAATAACGCAAGGCATGCAGTTAAAAATTTTGATACCGCCGGTACTGGCAAAAAAATTGTTGTTTCCACTACACAACATGGGCACCGGGTGAGTGTTAAGTTTTATAATACCGGCCCTGTAATACCTCAAGAAAGTATGGAGAGGTTATTTGAACCGTTCTTCACAACAAAAAAGAGGGGTGAGGGTACCGGCCTCGGGCTTGCAATATGTTATAGAATAATGAAGAATAATGGCGGGAGTATAACTATAAAAAACGCGGGGGATGGTACGGGTGTGGAGGTTATATTGACATTACCCTCTGTGGGGGGTTAGTATTGAGACAAAATAGTATTCGCGCCGTATTCTTAGGCGGTATCTTAGGGATGTTTGTTTTTACTTCACTAACTAACGTATTGGCGGAAAATGTGTATCCAAGATTGTATTTTAGCAAGAATGATGTCAGCAGGTTTCAACAGTCATCGTTTGTTTTAGCAGAAGAGCTTCTCACTAAAACATCGTTCCAGATAACGTTTATGTCGCGGAAAGAAGTATTCCCGTTTGTCCCTACCGAAATAAGGATATCCACACCGCCTTTTGAGGGTTATGCCGGGCAGTATCCTTACTGGACCGCAATGTCGGGTGAAATATTGTCTAATATTCAAAACCTGGCATTCAGTTACTACCTAACTGGTGATACAAAGTTTGCGGATAAAACTAAAGAACAGTTATTGGCGTTATGTTCATGGTCGTCATGGAACGAGTATGCCGGGGTTCCGAGTTTGTCCAACTGCCATTTTATTATGGCATCAACGTTCGCATATGATATTCTGTATGCCTATCTTGCTGAAGATGAACGCGTGCGTATCCGCACGGCAATAGCAAAGCTTGGCTGTGAACCTTTGTATACCCGCGGATTACAGAAGGTGTATCATAACATCACTGCATTCCAGTATGTAGCGTTAGGTATCGGCGGGCTTGCGCTTGTGGGTGAGGATCCAAATGCGGTGAAGTATATCGCAATGGCGAAAGAGTATGCGTTGTGGTTCCTTGATCAGTGTATGTCTTCATCTAACTTTGAAGGGTTGACCTATACTGACTACGTGATACAGAACCTGTTACATTTAGCAGCAGCATTGAAAAATGTTGTGAATGACGATACGTTATTTCAACATAAGTACGTATCTGAAATCCTGCCCGTATTGCCGTTATACTTCCTAAGCCCGGATGGAAAATCAATGTCTAACTTCGGGGATGCTGCCCGGGATAATGTGTATTTTGGGATTACCATGAAAATTATTTACCAGTACCTTAACAACAACGGGTATGCTGGATGGTACCTCAAAAAAACCGGGCTGGATAAAAAGGATGTGTACATCAATGCATCACGCGGTGTGCCGGATAAGTTTTATCATTCCAACCGTTTGGTTACTACACCGGAAGGTAATTTATCGTTAGCAAGGAAGTTTAATAACATCGGGTGGGTGTCAATGAAGTCGGACTGGACAGATAATGGGTCATGGCTTGTGTTTATCAGTGGTGACTCGCGGTTGGACCACAGTCATTTTGATACGAATAGTTTTATCCTTAACGTTGCAGGGGATTGGTTGCTAACCGATCCGGGATACCGTGATTCATCAAAAGGATGGACTACTCCGGAGTATCCGCCGCAGGTGTATACCATACAGTCCGTAGGACATAATTCTGTGCAGGTGAATAGTGTAGGGCAAAAGTTTAAAGGTAGGGGTAAGGTTACCGAATTTTTCGATTCGCCGTTTTATGCGTATACTCAAGGCGATGCTGCAGGGGCGTATAGCGAAGATATATTGACAAAGTATTTGCGTAGTATTATACACGTGAGGA is a genomic window containing:
- a CDS encoding HAMP domain-containing sensor histidine kinase codes for the protein MPNLLNSHLSAGAASRKVLVILRWLIIAVIAVMMFYSPVIKNKSNILPLILLLSVYIATNLGLMMIDEKMVNRKVITTAIFVVDVILVSLSIYLTHGFATDLYLIYFIIIFMAGSGQDVKYAIPMALIAAVVYGVLLLSRGNVELISSPGVLIRVPFIFVVSLSFLFYAQREREKIVEKMEKLDKMSLVGEMVAGIMHELNTPLTRIVGFTDVLSSAKDIKEKEFILSKLTRDAAQAKAVILSISKFMYQGRPELKEVTIDEIIDSAFNMAADQLKLEHIEVEKVYTVPPVKIVVDTGQIQQVMMNLINNARHAVKNFDTAGTGKKIVVSTTQHGHRVSVKFYNTGPVIPQESMERLFEPFFTTKKRGEGTGLGLAICYRIMKNNGGSITIKNAGDGTGVEVILTLPSVGG
- a CDS encoding TIGR02391 family protein; its protein translation is MNFIELKKCYGRLKGIKELCFTQEFIRIEVVDDYNNTVNKLAEILEEDLASYKLNNVSALHSDPLETLSNYLTNKLLQLINYLEYSYAVNEQIVEVGSIYNSIKDEELKSRCSDILSAPANFDRVINQATLILEDRIRSKSKLDKCFVGVNLINKALHTDLSKTIIIVSNNQDEHAGICHICRGIMMSYRNPTHHYITDQFTREDALKLCVYIDTLLDIIEKSKVNK
- a CDS encoding DUF2188 domain-containing protein is translated as MSRKVVYVNPAKGGSWDVKSRGAEKAAGNFENKSDAVGRAKEIAKNAPLGQVVIKGVDGKIQTEHTYGKDPYPPKG
- a CDS encoding homoserine dehydrogenase — encoded protein: MPVKIGLVGCGTVGMSVLKILHTNPGLIEDRVGDKIVVKTVCDKRVNELEDIKKYAKDAILTDDYKKIVSDPEISLVVELVGGYTIAKDVVMESLRAGKQVATANKALIATYWNEIFSTAKKYKALIYFEASVAAGVPVIQALNEGLAANRIESITGILNGTTNYILSAMSRDGKSFASALKEAQKAGFAEADPTLDIEGHDTKQKLSILSSLAYDNWVPPDKIYCEGITGIDVIDLKFAKEEFGLTLKLLGVTKFANGKLESWVRPTFIQETHMMSRIENEYNGILIKGDAAGDVMFYGRGAGGDAAASGVLSDIIYLARNVVHETAEKMPYVMYNERKLNFLPIEDSEGEYFLRFTTVDRPGVLAKISGALGENNVSIASCFQRAIGSTVPIFVTTHKTKEGNIRKAMACIDNLPIVRSKTVVYRIED
- a CDS encoding AAA family ATPase; the protein is MKVIAVANQKGGVGKTTTAVNIAAYMSYFGRQVLLIDIDPQGNASSGVGMDKVNLKASVYDVLLESTEIKDAVKPTAHDWLDVLPANIDLTGAEIELVNVIARETRLRKKIEAVTKLYDYVIIDCPPSLGLLTLNALTAADSILIPIQCEFYALEGLAQLLQTIELIKGHLNPKLEVEGVALTMYDGRSNLYNQVREEVKKYFEAKVYTTIIPRNVRLAEAPSYGKTILEYDPSSRGGKAYENLTREVLGVPMEEEQLSLGL
- a CDS encoding heparinase II/III family protein → MFVFTSLTNVLAENVYPRLYFSKNDVSRFQQSSFVLAEELLTKTSFQITFMSRKEVFPFVPTEIRISTPPFEGYAGQYPYWTAMSGEILSNIQNLAFSYYLTGDTKFADKTKEQLLALCSWSSWNEYAGVPSLSNCHFIMASTFAYDILYAYLAEDERVRIRTAIAKLGCEPLYTRGLQKVYHNITAFQYVALGIGGLALVGEDPNAVKYIAMAKEYALWFLDQCMSSSNFEGLTYTDYVIQNLLHLAAALKNVVNDDTLFQHKYVSEILPVLPLYFLSPDGKSMSNFGDAARDNVYFGITMKIIYQYLNNNGYAGWYLKKTGLDKKDVYINASRGVPDKFYHSNRLVTTPEGNLSLARKFNNIGWVSMKSDWTDNGSWLVFISGDSRLDHSHFDTNSFILNVAGDWLLTDPGYRDSSKGWTTPEYPPQVYTIQSVGHNSVQVNSVGQKFKGRGKVTEFFDSPFYAYTQGDAAGAYSEDILTKYLRSIIHVRTGNYFLIVDQLQAQEPSKFECLFHKDKDAVLKTRGDGFSINKKVAGVDIKILEPKGVNLETTVFPGAERYGEYMVVSNKQNTEELVFVTLMVPYIIGSTEIVKVVLEKCVTTEEYAAFELKSGENKDYVLLNFKPAGEVVTQESIMCDGNNAYVQLDKNGNLTKCVMVNGKKLIFEKIVMVIFTVPRCSISLNNTPRGVEGGFSLPENTGVQVFLPNLKEFRVGNDKIDLIKMYDKRSGILTLSLPSGEHSFSGIYNE
- a CDS encoding DUF5679 domain-containing protein; amino-acid sequence: MSKGRCMKCKKEVEIKDGAEVVMNNGMKAMKGVCPDCGTKVFRILGKK